The Mauremys reevesii isolate NIE-2019 linkage group 1, ASM1616193v1, whole genome shotgun sequence genome has a segment encoding these proteins:
- the LOC120374219 gene encoding histone H2B 8, which yields MPEPAKSAPAPKKGSKKAVTKTQKKGDKKRRKTRKESYSIYVYKVLKQVHPDTGISSKAMGIMNSFVNDIFERIAGEASRLAHYNKRSTITSREIQTAVRLLLPGELAKHAVSEGTKAVTKYTSSK from the coding sequence ATGCCAGAGCCAGCAAAATCTGCCCCTGCCCCTAAAAAGGGCTCTAAGAAAGCTGTGACCAAGACTCAGAAGAAAGGGGATAAGAAAAGAAGAAAGACTAGAAAGGAGAGTTACTCTATCTACGTGTACAAGGTATTGAAGCAAGTTCATCCTGACACCGGCATCTCCTCTAAGGCCATGGGCATCATGAACTCCTTTGTAAACGACATCTTCGAGCGTATTGCTGGGGAAGCGTCTCGTTTGGCTCATTACAACAAGCGCTCGACCATCACTTCCCGGGAAATCCAGACCGCTGTGCGCCTGCTTCTGCCGGGGGAGTTGGCCAAACATGCTGTGTCTGAGGGCACTAAGGCCGTCACCAAGTACACCAGCTCCAAGTAA
- the LOC120374054 gene encoding histone H3, whose translation MARTKQTARKSTGGKAPRKQLATKAARKSAPATGGVKKPHRYRPGTVALREIRRYQKSTELLIRKLPFQRLVREIAQDFKTDLRFQSSAVMALQEASEAYLVGLFEDTNLCAIHAKRVTIMPKDIQLARRIRGERA comes from the coding sequence ATGGCTAGGACTAAGCAGACTGCCCGTAAATCCACCGGTGGCAAAGCTCCTCGCAAACAATTAGCTACTAAAGCTGCCCGGAAGAGCGCACCTGCTACTGGGGGAGTGAAAAAGCCCCATCGTTATCGCCCCGGCACTGTAGCCCTGCGGGAGATTCGCCGTTACCAGAAATCTACCGAGCTACTTATCCGCAAGCTgcccttccagcgcctggtgcgTGAAATTGCCCAGGATTTCAAGACCGATTTGCGCTTCCAGAGCTCGGCCGTTATGGCTCTGCAGGAAGCTAGCGAAGCATATCTAGTTGGCCTTTTCGAGGATACTAACCTGTGTGCTATTCATGCCAAGAGAGTCACTATCATGCCTAAAGATATCCAGTTGGCTCGGCGCATCCGTGGGGAAAGAGCTTAA
- the LOC120374134 gene encoding histone H4 has protein sequence MSGRGKGGKGLGKGGAKRHRKVLRDNIQGITKPAIRRLARRGGVKRISGLIYEETRGVLKVFLENVIRDAVTYTEHAKRKTVTAMDVVYALKRQGRTLYGFGG, from the coding sequence ATGTCTGGTCGTGGTAAAGGAGGCAAGGGTCTTGGGAAAGGAGGCGCTAAGCGCCATAGGAAGGTGTTGAGGGATAACATCCAGGGTATTACGAAACCCGCTATTCGCCGTTTGGCTCGTCGTGGGGGAGTGAAGCGTATTTCAGGCCTCATTTACGAGGAGACTCGTGGGGTACTGAAAGTGTTTCTGGAGAACGTGATCCGAGATGCTGTTACTTACACCGAGCATGCGAAGCGGAAGACTGTGACTGCTATGGACGTTGTTTATGCATTGAAGCGCCAGGGTCGTACTCTGTACGGATTTGGAGGCTAA
- the LOC120374139 gene encoding histone H4, translating to MSGRGKGGKGLGKGGAKRHRKVLRDNIQGITKPAIRRLARRGGVKRISGLIYEETRGVLKVFLENVIRDAVTYTEHAKRKTVTAMDVVYALKRQGRTLYGFGG from the coding sequence ATGTCTGGTCGTGGTAAAGGAGGCAAAGGTCTTGGGAAAGGAGGCGCTAAGCGCCATAGGAAGGTGTTGAGGGATAACATCCAGGGTATTACGAAACCCGCTATTCGCCGTTTGGCTCGTCGTGGGGGAGTGAAGCGTATTTCAGGCCTCATTTACGAGGAGACTCGTGGGGTACTGAAAGTGTTTCTGGAGAACGTGATCCGAGATGCTGTTACTTACACCGAGCATGCGAAGCGGAAGACTGTGACTGCTATGGACGTTGTTTATGCGTTGAAGCGCCAGGGTCGTACTCTGTACGGATTTGGAGGCTAA
- the LOC120374207 gene encoding histone H1, producing the protein MSETAPVATPAVSAPGAKTSAKKPKKAAGGSKARKVSGPSVTELITKAVSASKERKGLSLAALKKVLAAGGYDVEKNNSRIKLGLKSLVSKGILVQTKGTGASGSFKLNKKPGEIKEKAPKKKPAAKPKKPAAKKPASAAKKPKKAAAVKKSPKKAKKPAASAAKKAAKSPKKAKPAKPKKAVKSPAKAKAVKPKAAKPKPTKPKAGKAKKAAPKKK; encoded by the coding sequence ATGTCGGAAACTGCGCCTGTTGCCACTCCCGCTGTGTCCGCTCCTGGGGCAAAAACCTCCGCTAAAAAGCCGAAGAAGGCGGCAGGAGGCTCAAAAGCCCGTAAAGTTTCGGGTCCCAGCGTGACCGAGCTGATCACCAAGGCGGTGTCCGCTTCCAAGGAGCGCAAAGGGCTCTCCTTAGCCGCGCTTAAGAAGGTTCTGGCCGCCGGAGGGTACGATGTGGAGAAGAACAACAGCCGCATCAAGTTAGGACTGAAGAGCCTGGTGAGCAAAGGCATTTTGGTGCAGACCAAAGGCACCGGCGCTTCTGGTTCTTTCAAACTCAACAAGAAGCCTGGTGAGATCAAGGAAAAGGCACCCAAGAAAAAGCCAGCGGCAAAGCCTAAGAAACCAGCTGCCAAGAAACCCGCCAGCGCCGCTAAGAAACCCAAAAAGGCTGCGGCCGTGAAAAAGAGCCCGAAAAAAGCCAAGAAACCAGCGGCTTCCGCGGCAAAGAAAGCGGCCAAGAGCCCGAAAAAGGCCAAACCCGCCAAGCCGAAAAAGGCAGTCAAGAGCCCGGCTAAGGCCAAGGCGGTGAAGCCCAAGGCGGCCAAGCCCAAGCCAACCAAACCCAAAGCAGGAAAGGCTAAGAAGGCAGCGCCCAAGAAGAAGTAA
- the LOC120374213 gene encoding histone H2A type 2-C-like — protein sequence MSGRGKQGGKARAKAKSRSSRAGLQFPVGRVHRLLRKGNYAERVGAGAPVYMAAVLEYLTAEILELAGNAARDNKKTRIIPRHLQLAIRNDEELNKLLGKVTIAQGGVLPNIQAVLLPKKTESHKVKSK from the coding sequence ATGTCAGGCCGGGGAAAGCAGGGAGGCAAAGCGAGGGCTAAGGCGAAGTCTCGCTCCTCGCGGGCTGGGCTGCAGTTCCCGGTGGGGCGTGTGCACCGGTTGCTCCGCAAAGGTAATTACGCTGAGCGGGTCGGGGCTGGAGCTCCGGTCTATATGGCCGCGGTGCTGGAGTATCTGACCGCTGAGATTCTAGAGCTGGCTGGCAATGCTGCTCGGGACAACAAGAAAACCAGGATCATCCCCCGTCACCTGCAGCTCGCTATCCGTAACGACGAGGAGCTCAACAAGCTCCTGGGGAAAGTGACgatcgctcaggggggtgtcctGCCCAACATCCAGGCCGTGCTGCTACCCAAGAAAACTGAAAGCCATAAGGTCAAAAGCAAATGA